The region GTCGGCCCGGGTGAACGACTCGCCGAAGATCTGGATGCCCGCGCACACGCCGAGCACCACGGCCCCGCGCTGGGCCGCCCGTTGCATCCCGGGGTGTTCCCGCAGGTGCCGGACCGCCAGCGTCTGGGCGGTGTCCTCGCCGCCGCCCACCACGTAGATGTCGCACGACGACGGCACCGACTCGCCGAACTTCACGGTGACGATCTCGGCGGGGATCCCGCGCCACGTCATCCGCTTCTCCAGCACCACCGCGTTGCCGAAGTCGCCATACGTGCCCAGCAGGTCGGGCAGCACCAACGCGATCGACACGGTCACTGGGCAGCCCTCGCGTTCAGGTCCCGGAAAGCGGTGTAGTTGGCGATGACCTCGACCGGCCCGGCCGGCATGGCGTCGATCGCCTGCAACGGGTCCGGCACGATGGTGTGCTCGACCTCGGCGTACGTCAGGCGCACCGCCAAGTCCGTCGCCCGCTCACCCGACGCGATGACCTGCCTGCCGCGCAACCGCTCGAACGGCACGTCCCACAGCCACGACAGGTCCCGCCCGTCGGCTTCCTGGGCGTTGATCACCAGCACCGCCGGGTGGTCGGCCTCGCGCACCACGGTCAGCGTCTCGCTCCAGCCGGCCGGGTTCTTCGACAGCAGCAGGCGCGCCCGGTGGCCGCTGCGCTGGATCGTCCGGTACCGCCCGGCCACGTTCGACACGCCGCGCAGCCGTTCCACGGCCTCCGTCACGGGCACGCCGAGCGCGAACGCCGCCGCGACCGCCATCACCGCGTTGGCCTGGTTGAACTTGCCCGGCAGGCGCAGCGCCAACGGCACCTTCGCGCCCTCGGGCGTGACCAGGAAGCCGTCGCCGGTGACCCAGTCGGGCCGCGGCCGGGCCAGGTCGCAGCCGGTGCACTGCCAGTGCTCGCCCTGCCAGCGGATCGGGTCGCCGCACCGCGGGCAGGACGCCGCGTCGTTGTGCCAGCCGGTGCCGGTCGCCACCCACACCACGCGGCCCGCGTCCCGCGCCGCCGACGTGACCATGATGTCGTCGCAGTTCGCCACGACCACGCCGGGCACGCCGGTCAGCGCCGTGCGCAGCGACTTCTCGATGGTCCGCACCTCGCCGACCCGGTCGAGCTGGTCGCGCGAGAGGTTCAGCAGCACGGCCACCGCCGGCGCGGACGCCCGGCAGACCTCGGGGAAGTACCCCTCGTCCACCTCCAGCACCGCGTACGGGGCGTCCGGCTGCTTCGACAGCGCCGTCACGTGCCCGTCGGGCATGTTCGCGCCGCCGTGGTTGGTCGCGATCTGCCCGAGGTAGGACATGGCGCGGCTGAGCATCATCGTGCTCGTGGTCTTGCCGTTGGTGCCCGTGATCAGGGCGACCGAACGGCCGGACGTCAGGTGCGCCAGCGCCTGCGGGTCGAGTCGGAGCGCCACGCGGCCACCGATCATGCCGCCCGCGCCCAGGCCCATCTTCTGCGACAGCTTCGAGCTCATGTTGCCCAGCCGCACGGCCGCCGCGGTGCGCAACGGCAAGCGGGCAGGGTCTGCACCAGGAGTGTTCGGCAAGCGACTTCCCGCGTCGGTAGAAGGGATGCCGCCGATGCTACCGGTACCCCGCCGTGCCCCATCCCGCCCGCCTCGCTCTGCCCTACCTCGCCTCGCTCTGCCCTACCCCGCTCTACCTCGCCCCGGGGTCTTGCTCCCCCTCGACCTCGAAGTGGTCCGGGCCCGGCCTCAGCCAGGTCGGTTCTTGTCGAGTTCTCGCAGGATCCGGATCAGGTCCACGGTGCTGAGCCGGCACAGTTGCGCCATGTACTCCAGGGCCGGCAGGTCGAGGTGCACCTCGGCGGCCTGTCCGGGCGTGAGCTGGTTCAGCCGGCCCTGCGCCCAGCGGCGCAGCGGGAGCAGTTGCGGTCGGGTGTCGGCCACGACCGCGGCCAGGTCGACCGACAGGTGCCCGGCGGGGGCGTCGCCGAACACGCGGTCGTGCACCCTGGCCAGCACTTGGTGCGCGGGCACGCCGAGCGCGACGCAGATCTCCACGAGTCTCACCACGGAGCACTGACGGGTGCCGAGTTCATAGGTGGCCAGCGTCTGTAGCGAGATTTCGCTTTGCAGCCGGCGGTTGAGCTCCTTGCGGGTCCATCCACGCTGCTTGCGAAGGCTACGGAGCTCATCACCGAGCACGCGTTGGTATGCCGCTGTGTCGATCTGCACCGTCGATCCTCCATGTTCGCGGGGGCCCGACAGACCCCACGGAGATGGAAAGCGCGACGAGGCGTCCGCTTACGCGAGTCGACCCAAACATAACCCGATCGGGCTAATCGAGAAGTACTCACAGTAGCTGTTCAGTACTCAAGAGCCCTGGTCACACCGCTTTCCAGGGGGCCGAGGAACGTCGGATCCCGCCGAACGACGAGGCTGTCCCACATCGCCTTGCCGCTCGCGAACGCCTCCCGGGCGTAGCCGTAGGCGGTCGTGGTCGTCCACTGCCACGTGTCGTGGCCCACCCCGAACGCCTCCAGACCCGCCTCCCGGCACAGCGCCACCGCGCGCGGCAGGTGGAACTCCTGGGTCACCACGGTGGCCCGCTCGACGCCGAAGATCCGCCGTGCCCGCGTGCACGAGTCCCACGTGTCCAGCCCGGCGTAGTCCGCGACGATCACCCGATCGGGCACGC is a window of Saccharothrix espanaensis DSM 44229 DNA encoding:
- a CDS encoding SanA/YdcF family protein; this encodes MLLVAVLLAAVGSTPWVWVLTSSAAHRYTAEDVPQAPVALVLGAGLRDGRPTPFLAGRLDVAADLYRRGKVKVLLVSGDNSRQDYDEPSAMRAYLVGHGVPDRVIVADYAGLDTWDSCTRARRIFGVERATVVTQEFHLPRAVALCREAGLEAFGVGHDTWQWTTTTAYGYAREAFASGKAMWDSLVVRRDPTFLGPLESGVTRALEY
- a CDS encoding Mur ligase family protein; protein product: MPLRTAAAVRLGNMSSKLSQKMGLGAGGMIGGRVALRLDPQALAHLTSGRSVALITGTNGKTTSTMMLSRAMSYLGQIATNHGGANMPDGHVTALSKQPDAPYAVLEVDEGYFPEVCRASAPAVAVLLNLSRDQLDRVGEVRTIEKSLRTALTGVPGVVVANCDDIMVTSAARDAGRVVWVATGTGWHNDAASCPRCGDPIRWQGEHWQCTGCDLARPRPDWVTGDGFLVTPEGAKVPLALRLPGKFNQANAVMAVAAAFALGVPVTEAVERLRGVSNVAGRYRTIQRSGHRARLLLSKNPAGWSETLTVVREADHPAVLVINAQEADGRDLSWLWDVPFERLRGRQVIASGERATDLAVRLTYAEVEHTIVPDPLQAIDAMPAGPVEVIANYTAFRDLNARAAQ
- a CDS encoding helix-turn-helix domain-containing protein, with protein sequence MQIDTAAYQRVLGDELRSLRKQRGWTRKELNRRLQSEISLQTLATYELGTRQCSVVRLVEICVALGVPAHQVLARVHDRVFGDAPAGHLSVDLAAVVADTRPQLLPLRRWAQGRLNQLTPGQAAEVHLDLPALEYMAQLCRLSTVDLIRILRELDKNRPG